A genomic window from Acidimicrobiales bacterium includes:
- a CDS encoding glycogen debranching N-terminal domain-containing protein codes for MSDDLVKILDGNTFVVSDTRGDIEASMTDPTGLFSFDTRFLSRWVLTVNGQRLNPLSVDDLQYFETRFFLVPGTGTVYVDAKLSVIRLRAVGGGFHEELTFLNHDEQPVDLTIRVEAGCDFADLFEVKDALRKKGSYSTRVERGRLVLSYERETFKRATVISAIAPVRFDENGLSFNVRLEPHGEWSTELDV; via the coding sequence ATGAGCGACGATCTCGTCAAGATCCTCGACGGGAACACGTTCGTGGTCAGCGACACGCGGGGCGACATCGAGGCGTCGATGACCGATCCGACCGGGCTTTTCTCGTTCGACACGCGGTTTCTCTCGAGGTGGGTGTTGACGGTGAACGGCCAGCGGTTGAATCCGCTCTCCGTCGACGACCTGCAGTACTTCGAGACGCGCTTCTTCCTTGTGCCGGGGACTGGCACCGTGTACGTCGACGCGAAGCTCTCGGTAATCCGCCTCCGCGCTGTCGGCGGCGGTTTCCACGAGGAGCTCACGTTCTTGAACCACGACGAGCAGCCGGTCGATCTGACCATTCGCGTCGAGGCGGGCTGCGACTTCGCCGACCTGTTCGAGGTCAAGGACGCGCTCAGGAAGAAGGGCAGCTACTCGACGCGCGTCGAACGCGGCCGCCTGGTGCTCAGCTACGAGCGCGAGACGTTCAAGCGCGCGACAGTCATCTCGGCGATCGCTCCGGTCCGCTTCGACGAGAACGGCTTGTCCTTCAATGTCCGGCTCGAGCCGCACGGCGAGTGGTCGACCGAGCTCGACGTCG